In Acidisarcina sp., a single window of DNA contains:
- a CDS encoding NUDIX hydrolase: MRREYPEAPIVGVGAVIIDGGRVLLVQRGHEPLKGEWSLPGGALELGETLKQGVVREVLEETGLVVDAVSVVEVLDRIVTENLPDVNLQDETGAASPARIRFHYVLIDYLCRVAGGSLKAASDAADARWVEPGELNEHGIYRLAPITVAVIEKAFRLADNPQNTSCNPY; the protein is encoded by the coding sequence TTGCGGAGAGAATATCCTGAAGCGCCGATTGTTGGCGTTGGCGCTGTCATCATTGACGGGGGCCGGGTCTTGCTGGTGCAGCGCGGGCACGAGCCCCTCAAGGGCGAATGGTCCTTGCCCGGCGGCGCGCTCGAGTTGGGCGAGACCCTGAAGCAGGGAGTGGTGCGAGAGGTTCTGGAAGAGACTGGCCTGGTAGTTGATGCGGTTTCCGTGGTGGAGGTTCTGGACCGGATCGTGACCGAGAATTTGCCGGACGTGAATTTACAGGACGAGACCGGTGCAGCCAGCCCGGCTCGAATCCGCTTCCACTACGTGCTGATTGATTATCTCTGCCGGGTGGCAGGGGGGAGCCTGAAGGCTGCAAGCGACGCCGCCGATGCCCGCTGGGTCGAGCCCGGGGAATTGAACGAACATGGCATCTATCGCCTGGCTCCCATTACCGTAGCCGTTATCGAGAAAGCCTTTCGTCTGGCGGACAACCCACAGAATACTTCGTGCAATCCATATTAA
- a CDS encoding UbiX family flavin prenyltransferase, with protein MKEKTSREWNLTVALTGASGAVFGRELLLALEADERVARVNFVPSENSLRVLAEELGFSGRSHLLEKLLGKPSVKIHSFAESDIGAGIASGSYPSDGMIILPCSMGTLASIANGISSNLIHRAADVSLKECRPLLLCVRETPFNKIHLRNMQLAADAGAILFPVMASFYNKPMDSTEMAHQFVCRVLAHIGLPQKDAYAWKADE; from the coding sequence ATGAAGGAAAAAACCAGCCGCGAGTGGAACCTGACCGTAGCGCTCACCGGCGCGAGTGGAGCCGTCTTCGGGCGTGAACTTCTGCTCGCGCTGGAGGCGGATGAACGTGTGGCTCGCGTGAACTTTGTTCCGTCGGAGAACTCCCTGCGAGTGCTGGCCGAGGAACTGGGCTTCAGCGGCCGGAGCCATTTGCTGGAAAAGCTGCTGGGCAAGCCCTCGGTCAAGATTCATTCCTTTGCCGAGAGCGATATTGGCGCCGGAATCGCCAGTGGCAGCTATCCCTCTGACGGAATGATCATCCTTCCCTGCAGCATGGGAACGCTGGCATCGATTGCCAACGGCATCTCCTCGAACCTCATCCATCGCGCCGCCGACGTTAGCCTAAAGGAGTGCCGCCCCTTGCTCCTTTGCGTACGCGAAACGCCCTTTAACAAGATTCACCTGCGAAATATGCAGTTGGCTGCTGACGCTGGCGCAATCCTCTTTCCGGTCATGGCTTCCTTCTACAACAAACCCATGGATTCCACCGAGATGGCTCACCAATTCGTCTGCCGCGTCCTGGCCCATATCGGGCTGCCGCAAAAGGATGCCTATGCATGGAAGGCCGACGAATAG
- a CDS encoding HAD family phosphatase, translating to MRPEIQLRPAGLIFDMDGVLIDSEPLHKRAKEQVFAEFGIVLPEQVYEDYKGRPDETMMREIAAKLANPAINADELLRRKHRAFEAMEHTILPIPGAVEFVLWAKLRYRIAVATSATPRNREVALHALGLTSAFEAVVDAGDYQHPKPDPEVFQVTARELALRPEQCWVIEDTLNGVKGAKAAGCVAVGLTTTFAGEALVAAGADLIVHSFAELKSRLKETDAKGR from the coding sequence TTGCGTCCTGAGATTCAACTGAGGCCGGCGGGTCTCATCTTCGATATGGACGGAGTTCTCATCGATTCCGAGCCGCTGCACAAACGCGCCAAGGAGCAGGTGTTCGCGGAGTTCGGCATCGTCCTGCCGGAGCAGGTGTACGAGGATTACAAAGGCCGCCCGGATGAGACGATGATGCGCGAAATCGCCGCGAAGCTGGCGAATCCGGCAATCAACGCCGATGAGCTGCTCCGGAGAAAGCATCGGGCATTCGAGGCAATGGAGCACACCATTCTGCCGATTCCGGGCGCCGTCGAATTTGTCCTCTGGGCAAAATTGCGCTACCGGATTGCCGTTGCGACGTCGGCTACTCCGAGAAATCGCGAGGTCGCGCTGCATGCTCTGGGCCTCACTTCGGCCTTCGAAGCTGTGGTGGATGCCGGCGACTACCAACACCCCAAGCCTGATCCGGAAGTCTTTCAAGTTACAGCGCGCGAGCTCGCGCTTCGTCCGGAGCAATGCTGGGTGATCGAGGATACGCTGAATGGCGTGAAGGGCGCGAAAGCCGCAGGTTGCGTGGCTGTGGGGCTGACCACAACCTTTGCCGGAGAAGCTCTCGTAGCTGCTGGCGCGGACCTGATTGTTCACTCGTTTGCGGAGCTGAAGTCTCGTCTGAAAGAGACAGACGCGAAGGGAAGGTGA
- the uvrA gene encoding excinuclease ABC subunit UvrA — protein sequence MAITHITVRGARQHNLRDISVQIPRNTLTVITGLSGSGKSSLAFDTIYAEGQRRYVETLSPYARQFLDQIERPDVDSIEGLSPAISIEQKTTSRSPRSTVGTITEIYDYLRLLYASVGVPHCPRCGQPISRQSPEQIVERILAKAKTERVTIYAPVVRGRKGEFKDLLDELDQQGFRARIDGEMRDLADPIQLEKRKNHTIEAVVDRVVLKPGVEKRLETSIAKALQMANGLVLVALSGGEEQIFSSSMACPDCGLDVPKLEPRSFSFNSAYGACTECHGLGSIYDFDPNKIVADWKKPLLDGGLGPGSSSQYLHKLIQLAADRYKIDLSQPFEELTEKQQNTLLYGPSKTEAPRTGFHGIVAYLRNSLEESKSDAYREWLMGYMSASTCPSCKGRRLRPESLAVKIGDLSIADFTALPLRRALAAAESFQFSEREALIAERLRHEIIERLEFLNAVGLNYLSLDRNAATLSGGEGQRIRLATQIGSRLRGVLYVLDEPSIGLHQRDNQRLIAALESLRNLGNTVLVVEHDEDTIRHADYVLDLGPGAGKLGGQVVAEGTPAEIVNAPASLTGRYLSGEFNVLHRSEPRPLTNKWLTVLGARSHNLQNLNVRFPVGVMTVVTGVSGSGKSTLVNDILYRSLAHELYGSREEAGEHTSITGFDQIDKAIRIDQSPIGRTPRSNPATYTGVFTAIRDLFAMLPQSRERGYKPGRFSFNVSGGRCEACQGEGQRRIEMNFLPDVYVLCEVCNGRRYNQETLAVKFNGYSIADVLELSIEDALPVLADIPQVNQKLRTLVDVGLGYIHLGQAATTLSGGEAQRMKLARELSKRQTGRTLYLLDEPTTGLHFDDVRKLLEVLHRLADLGNTVIIIEHNLDVIRNADWLIDLGPEGGEDGGLVVAEGRPQDVAWVSDSYTGEFLRRYYPQKAQAPAAAEPALAALTPNGASANGKAPARKPAKAANRNGRKHATKEEEV from the coding sequence ATGGCCATTACACATATAACGGTGCGCGGCGCGCGCCAGCACAATCTTCGCGACATCAGCGTGCAGATTCCCCGCAACACGCTGACTGTCATCACCGGACTCTCCGGGTCCGGCAAGTCGTCGCTGGCATTTGACACCATCTACGCAGAGGGTCAGCGGAGATATGTGGAAACGCTCTCGCCCTATGCCCGCCAGTTTCTCGATCAGATCGAGCGCCCCGATGTCGATTCGATTGAAGGCCTGAGCCCGGCAATCTCCATTGAACAAAAGACTACGAGCCGCAGTCCCCGCTCTACCGTAGGAACGATCACCGAAATCTACGATTACCTGCGCCTGCTGTACGCATCCGTGGGCGTGCCCCATTGCCCGCGGTGCGGTCAACCCATCTCCCGGCAGTCTCCGGAGCAGATCGTCGAGCGCATTCTGGCAAAAGCGAAAACGGAGCGGGTGACAATCTACGCGCCGGTGGTGCGCGGGCGGAAGGGTGAGTTCAAGGACCTGCTCGACGAACTGGATCAGCAGGGATTTCGCGCCCGCATCGATGGCGAGATGCGAGACCTGGCGGACCCGATCCAATTGGAGAAACGAAAGAATCACACCATCGAAGCCGTCGTCGACCGCGTGGTGCTCAAGCCCGGAGTGGAGAAGCGATTGGAAACCTCGATCGCGAAGGCTCTCCAGATGGCCAATGGGCTGGTGCTCGTGGCTTTGTCTGGCGGAGAGGAACAGATCTTCTCCTCATCGATGGCGTGCCCCGATTGCGGCCTCGACGTGCCGAAGCTGGAACCAAGGAGCTTCTCCTTCAACTCGGCCTACGGTGCCTGCACGGAGTGCCACGGCCTGGGCAGCATTTACGACTTCGACCCGAATAAGATCGTTGCCGACTGGAAGAAGCCCCTGCTCGATGGCGGCCTCGGTCCCGGCTCCAGCTCGCAATATCTTCATAAGCTCATCCAGCTCGCGGCGGATCGCTACAAGATCGATCTGAGCCAGCCTTTCGAAGAACTGACCGAGAAGCAGCAGAACACTCTGCTTTATGGCCCCAGCAAGACCGAAGCGCCACGTACCGGCTTCCACGGAATCGTCGCCTACCTGCGCAACAGCCTGGAGGAGTCGAAGTCCGATGCCTACCGCGAATGGCTGATGGGCTATATGTCTGCCTCGACCTGCCCTTCGTGTAAAGGCCGCAGACTGCGGCCGGAGTCGCTTGCCGTCAAGATTGGAGACCTTTCGATCGCGGACTTCACCGCGCTTCCGCTTCGTCGTGCATTGGCCGCAGCCGAAAGCTTTCAATTCTCCGAGCGGGAGGCGCTGATTGCCGAACGCCTGCGCCACGAGATTATCGAGCGGCTGGAATTTCTGAACGCCGTGGGACTCAACTATCTCTCGCTTGACCGCAATGCTGCCACGCTCTCCGGGGGCGAGGGCCAGCGGATTCGGCTCGCTACGCAGATCGGATCGCGTTTGCGAGGGGTTCTCTACGTGCTCGACGAACCATCGATCGGCCTCCACCAGCGAGACAATCAACGGCTCATCGCTGCGCTGGAATCGCTGCGGAACCTGGGGAATACAGTTCTCGTGGTGGAGCATGATGAGGACACCATCCGGCACGCGGACTATGTGCTCGACCTGGGACCAGGCGCGGGAAAGCTGGGCGGGCAGGTCGTCGCCGAGGGCACTCCAGCCGAAATCGTCAACGCTCCTGCATCGCTCACCGGGCGCTACCTGAGCGGGGAGTTCAACGTTCTGCATCGCAGCGAGCCCCGGCCGCTGACGAATAAGTGGCTCACCGTCCTTGGCGCACGCAGCCATAATCTGCAGAACCTCAATGTCCGCTTCCCCGTGGGTGTAATGACGGTGGTGACCGGGGTAAGCGGCTCGGGCAAGAGCACGCTCGTCAATGACATTCTTTACCGCTCGCTCGCCCATGAGCTTTACGGCTCCCGCGAAGAGGCAGGGGAACACACCTCCATAACCGGCTTCGACCAGATCGATAAGGCCATCCGCATCGATCAGTCGCCGATAGGCCGCACGCCTCGCTCCAATCCGGCGACATACACCGGGGTCTTCACAGCAATTCGCGATCTCTTTGCCATGCTTCCACAGTCGCGGGAACGCGGCTACAAGCCAGGGCGCTTCTCCTTCAACGTCTCCGGAGGACGGTGCGAAGCATGCCAGGGTGAAGGCCAGCGCCGCATCGAGATGAATTTTCTCCCCGACGTCTACGTACTCTGCGAAGTTTGTAACGGTCGCCGTTACAATCAGGAGACCCTGGCCGTCAAGTTCAATGGCTACTCCATCGCCGATGTGCTGGAGCTGTCGATTGAGGATGCCTTGCCTGTCCTGGCCGACATTCCGCAAGTGAACCAGAAGCTGAGGACGCTGGTAGACGTGGGCCTCGGCTACATTCACCTGGGCCAGGCGGCCACCACGCTGAGCGGCGGCGAGGCACAGCGCATGAAGCTCGCCCGCGAACTCTCCAAACGCCAGACGGGGCGCACGCTCTACCTGCTGGACGAACCGACCACCGGCCTGCATTTTGACGACGTTCGCAAGCTGCTCGAGGTTCTGCATCGGCTCGCCGATCTTGGCAATACGGTGATCATCATCGAACATAATCTCGATGTCATCCGCAACGCCGACTGGCTGATCGACCTGGGACCCGAAGGTGGCGAGGATGGCGGCCTGGTCGTCGCCGAAGGCAGACCGCAGGATGTTGCATGGGTGTCTGACTCGTATACCGGCGAGTTTCTGCGGCGCTATTACCCGCAGAAAGCGCAGGCACCTGCTGCTGCCGAGCCTGCTCTGGCGGCGCTCACGCCCAACGGCGCTTCCGCAAACGGTAAAGCCCCGGCCAGAAAGCCGGCTAAGGCAGCAAACAGGAACGGCAGAAAACACGCCACAAAGGAAGAAGAAGTATGA
- a CDS encoding type II CAAX endopeptidase family protein, which translates to MTTDPERFDVASHAEATQPPDPAPQASFPPSPPEQVFAHEPRAVPHLGHTLIFGGIVVLAMLGVMFIVGLGSALHIFGSLPVEKIQKNPLIVIPTMAVAYFLIWAVSWFLFPLMWYRPFLDGVSWNLGVARRRWPWLLMTGLGVGLAVQFLSNFLPIPKTLPIDDFFKTRSSIWMISIFGIFIAPALEELAFRGFLLPSLATAWDWLGQQFAHQPERPLDPVSGQPSWSLLAMVVASIGTSIPFALLHAEQLAHAFAPLSVLFGVSIVLCVVRLATSSLAASVAVHAAYNFSIFALVFLATDGFRHLDKLRS; encoded by the coding sequence ATGACCACCGATCCCGAGCGGTTCGATGTAGCCTCGCACGCTGAAGCCACACAGCCGCCAGATCCAGCTCCGCAGGCCAGCTTTCCGCCGTCCCCGCCGGAGCAGGTCTTTGCCCACGAACCCCGCGCCGTTCCCCACCTGGGACACACGCTCATCTTTGGCGGAATCGTCGTCCTTGCGATGCTTGGGGTGATGTTCATTGTCGGCCTGGGCAGCGCCCTGCACATCTTCGGCAGCCTTCCAGTAGAAAAGATCCAGAAGAATCCGCTGATCGTGATCCCGACGATGGCTGTCGCCTACTTCCTGATCTGGGCAGTGAGCTGGTTTCTATTTCCACTCATGTGGTATCGGCCGTTTCTGGATGGGGTGTCGTGGAATCTCGGAGTCGCCCGTCGCCGGTGGCCCTGGCTCCTGATGACTGGCCTCGGCGTGGGGCTGGCGGTACAGTTCCTTTCGAACTTCCTGCCCATTCCCAAGACGCTCCCCATCGATGACTTCTTCAAAACGCGATCTTCCATCTGGATGATCAGCATCTTCGGGATCTTTATCGCTCCCGCGCTGGAAGAGTTAGCCTTCCGAGGCTTCCTCCTGCCTTCGCTGGCCACGGCATGGGACTGGCTGGGCCAGCAATTCGCCCATCAGCCCGAACGTCCGCTCGATCCCGTCTCAGGGCAGCCCTCGTGGAGCCTGCTCGCGATGGTCGTGGCATCGATCGGCACAAGTATTCCCTTTGCTCTGCTGCATGCCGAGCAACTCGCTCACGCCTTTGCGCCGCTATCGGTTCTTTTTGGAGTCAGCATCGTTCTTTGCGTAGTGCGCCTGGCAACCAGTTCGCTCGCCGCCAGTGTGGCCGTCCATGCAGCTTACAATTTCTCCATTTTCGCCCTGGTTTTTCTGGCAACGGATGGTTTTCGCCACCTGGACAAACTGCGCAGCTAA
- a CDS encoding alpha/beta fold hydrolase has product MRENPGSTTKAGTRHEAQSEGIRHRRSRAWCYANRTLATVLLILLAIGTAFWIHPVWMIDQALSFRLWSAGVRSEYVSVDGHRVHYLIAGQGEPVVLIHGLGSRAEDWANIIPVLASGGYRVYAIDLLGYGRTDKPVDATYSISEEAALVRAFLDAKGLSRVNLGGWSMGGWVALRVASDAPRRVERLMLFDSAGVRFDLRFSPDIFVPDTPEKLADLNAWLMPRPPVLPDFFARDLLRVFHEHRWVIQRSIDSMATGNDLMDGRLSELKMPVLIVWGAEDRLIPVTSGIVMHREIPQSVLAVVDGCGHLAPGQCAGRIGPRVLDFLHSQAPIASRTQFIPAAPGAP; this is encoded by the coding sequence ATGCGCGAAAACCCTGGGTCGACCACGAAGGCCGGTACGCGACATGAGGCCCAATCAGAAGGCATTCGGCACAGGCGCTCCCGGGCATGGTGCTATGCCAACAGAACACTGGCCACGGTACTGCTGATTCTGCTTGCCATCGGTACGGCGTTCTGGATTCATCCGGTCTGGATGATCGACCAGGCTCTCTCCTTCCGTTTGTGGAGCGCAGGAGTCCGCAGCGAGTATGTGTCCGTGGACGGCCATCGCGTGCACTATCTCATCGCAGGACAGGGAGAACCTGTTGTCCTGATCCACGGCCTCGGCAGCCGCGCAGAAGATTGGGCGAACATCATTCCGGTGTTGGCTAGTGGGGGCTACCGCGTATACGCGATCGATCTGCTGGGCTATGGCAGGACAGATAAGCCAGTTGACGCCACCTATTCGATCTCCGAGGAGGCTGCCTTGGTGCGGGCGTTCCTGGATGCGAAGGGACTCTCGCGGGTGAATCTCGGAGGCTGGTCGATGGGCGGATGGGTGGCTCTGCGCGTGGCCAGCGATGCTCCTCGTCGCGTGGAGCGGCTGATGCTGTTCGACAGCGCAGGTGTTCGCTTCGATCTGCGGTTTTCTCCGGATATTTTCGTGCCGGACACGCCTGAAAAGCTGGCCGACCTGAATGCGTGGCTGATGCCGCGACCGCCGGTCCTTCCAGACTTCTTTGCCCGGGACCTGCTGCGGGTCTTTCACGAGCACAGATGGGTCATCCAGCGAAGCATCGATTCCATGGCGACCGGAAACGACTTGATGGACGGCAGGCTCAGCGAGTTGAAGATGCCAGTCCTGATTGTGTGGGGCGCCGAGGATCGGTTGATTCCGGTGACGAGCGGAATCGTCATGCATCGGGAGATTCCCCAGTCCGTGCTGGCGGTGGTGGATGGCTGCGGCCATCTGGCGCCGGGGCAATGCGCGGGCCGCATCGGTCCGAGGGTGCTGGACTTTCTGCACTCGCAAGCGCCGATCGCCTCTCGGACGCAGTTCATCCCGGCAGCACCGGGTGCTCCATGA
- a CDS encoding OmpA family protein, whose product MKADTFKSLRAISALGAVSILCITGCSTKNYVRKQTAPIIQHTNELDDATATNNRNIKDVDQRAQQGITQAQSSADAATQKATEAGQSATQAQSSAQEAVNRADSLASVVKNLDNYKSIADVSVTFGFDKAVLTKADKADLDKFATQLTDAKSYILEVTGGTDSTGDAQYNYGLSQRRADAVVQYLASTYNVAPHRFYLIGIGKDQAVASNSTAAGRAKNRRVTVQLLSNMAEGNAPQQTGSVAQPK is encoded by the coding sequence ATGAAGGCAGATACTTTTAAATCGTTGAGGGCAATTTCAGCCTTGGGAGCCGTTTCCATCCTTTGTATTACGGGCTGCTCCACGAAGAACTACGTCCGTAAACAAACAGCCCCCATTATCCAGCACACAAATGAGCTGGACGATGCCACAGCGACCAATAATCGCAACATCAAGGACGTCGACCAGCGGGCGCAGCAGGGAATTACCCAGGCACAATCTTCGGCAGACGCAGCTACTCAAAAGGCGACTGAGGCAGGACAGTCCGCGACCCAGGCGCAATCCTCCGCGCAGGAAGCTGTGAACCGTGCAGACTCGCTTGCCAGTGTGGTAAAGAACCTGGACAACTACAAGTCCATCGCGGATGTCTCTGTCACCTTCGGGTTCGATAAGGCTGTGTTGACCAAGGCGGATAAGGCCGATCTCGACAAGTTCGCGACGCAACTCACCGATGCCAAGAGTTACATCCTGGAAGTCACAGGTGGAACGGATTCGACGGGCGATGCCCAATACAACTACGGTCTGAGCCAGCGTCGTGCGGATGCGGTGGTGCAGTATCTCGCGTCCACGTATAACGTCGCTCCTCACCGCTTCTACCTGATCGGCATTGGAAAGGATCAGGCGGTTGCGTCGAACAGTACTGCCGCAGGACGCGCCAAGAACCGCAGGGTCACCGTGCAACTGCTATCCAACATGGCAGAAGGGAATGCGCCTCAGCAGACGGGCAGCGTGGCACAGCCGAAGTAA
- a CDS encoding nitroreductase family protein encodes MLKALSQVIAERRATPSFDGRPIPDQDLRKILDAGLHAPSGYNMQPWRFIVVRTPEQKKRLRGASYNQAKVEEASVMIVACGDADGWRKGDVEEMLRLGRAGGMPEHYAEQAKNTIPNYLSNHSNIAMWLNRQVMIAFTHMLLMAEALGYDTAPMEGFEEEKVREVLKLPLSYHVVALLGIGHLKGPDKFDGGRFSMPRTVFEEEFGHPIKI; translated from the coding sequence ATGCTTAAAGCACTTTCCCAGGTGATCGCCGAACGGCGTGCGACTCCGAGCTTTGACGGAAGGCCAATTCCTGACCAGGACTTAAGAAAGATCCTCGATGCGGGATTGCATGCTCCCAGTGGCTATAACATGCAGCCTTGGCGCTTCATCGTGGTGCGTACGCCAGAGCAGAAGAAACGGCTCCGCGGTGCAAGCTATAACCAGGCCAAGGTGGAAGAGGCCTCGGTGATGATTGTTGCGTGCGGCGATGCGGACGGCTGGCGTAAAGGGGATGTGGAGGAGATGCTGCGGCTGGGGCGTGCGGGCGGCATGCCGGAGCATTATGCCGAGCAGGCAAAGAACACCATTCCAAACTATCTCTCCAACCATTCCAACATCGCGATGTGGCTGAACCGTCAAGTGATGATCGCCTTTACCCATATGCTTTTGATGGCTGAGGCGCTGGGCTACGACACGGCTCCAATGGAAGGCTTTGAGGAGGAAAAGGTCCGCGAAGTGCTCAAGCTGCCGCTTAGCTACCACGTGGTTGCATTGCTGGGGATTGGGCATCTGAAGGGTCCGGACAAGTTTGATGGTGGCCGCTTCAGCATGCCACGAACCGTTTTTGAAGAGGAATTTGGACACCCGATCAAGATCTAG
- a CDS encoding GGDEF domain-containing protein, with protein MERPWDIAGQRIASLLLVAYAICLLFGGATPRAFFTLHLIEWMTAILVLLVVERTAQRCSGYVKAVWRLLEFAYILYASAQILWVFTQWFPGVAFFHSFMSFLFNMWFVPLSIAILLEPDRNGRWFHTTLIADMLQAVIFALVACRSFQIMHRGWVTLAAEDRWISLPYFVYYAAVIGAFFLRSRTSRARNRRALFRQLGILLSLSCLLDITDWFGLGARLPAIFHLRYPLVLCAPLIFVMRWNEHGEPDEKWELGQGRYSRITLLLPSLYPALILYMAATILRNSVNYVGAMVALSFLTFSARQLITQDRLQRIRKSLERQATHDALTGLWNRAAILNILELELQRAERTHQSVGVVMLDVDHFKMVNDLYGHTAGDHMLRKLAQVMASMLRPYDSLGRWGGEEFLIVVPLYGASAATLLAERIRETVAAAHIDLGSCEVSATISAGVATATWRSEMESALHAADEACYQAKKLGRNRVEVASPQTNAGTGVEEFSISHAYPGNS; from the coding sequence GTGGAACGACCCTGGGACATCGCGGGACAACGCATCGCGAGCTTACTGCTCGTAGCATATGCAATCTGCCTTTTATTTGGCGGCGCGACTCCCAGAGCCTTCTTTACCCTGCACCTCATCGAGTGGATGACTGCCATCCTGGTCCTGCTGGTGGTGGAGAGGACCGCGCAGCGTTGCAGCGGATACGTCAAAGCTGTGTGGCGTCTGCTGGAATTCGCCTACATCCTTTATGCTTCCGCGCAAATCCTCTGGGTGTTCACGCAGTGGTTTCCCGGGGTGGCGTTCTTCCACTCCTTCATGTCCTTTCTCTTCAATATGTGGTTCGTGCCGCTCAGTATTGCGATTTTGCTTGAGCCTGATCGCAATGGCCGGTGGTTCCACACAACGCTGATTGCCGACATGCTTCAGGCAGTCATCTTTGCCCTGGTTGCCTGTCGCTCATTCCAGATCATGCATCGCGGATGGGTCACTCTGGCCGCGGAAGACCGCTGGATATCCCTTCCATACTTTGTCTACTACGCCGCCGTCATCGGCGCATTCTTCCTGCGCTCCAGAACCAGCCGGGCACGAAATCGGCGTGCCCTGTTCCGCCAACTGGGCATCCTGCTATCTCTCTCCTGCCTGTTGGACATAACAGACTGGTTTGGCCTGGGTGCGCGACTGCCTGCGATCTTCCATCTGCGATATCCGCTGGTGCTATGCGCTCCGCTGATCTTCGTCATGCGCTGGAACGAGCATGGGGAACCCGACGAGAAGTGGGAACTGGGCCAGGGACGCTACTCCCGGATCACTCTTCTTCTGCCATCGCTCTACCCCGCGCTGATCCTCTACATGGCCGCTACTATCCTTCGGAACAGCGTCAACTACGTCGGCGCTATGGTTGCGCTCTCGTTTCTTACATTCAGCGCACGGCAACTGATCACGCAGGATCGCCTGCAGAGGATAAGGAAGAGCCTGGAGCGGCAGGCCACGCATGACGCCTTGACCGGCCTGTGGAATCGCGCGGCGATCCTCAACATTTTGGAGTTGGAACTGCAACGAGCCGAACGGACGCATCAGTCTGTCGGCGTCGTCATGCTGGATGTTGATCACTTCAAGATGGTCAACGATCTCTATGGTCATACGGCAGGCGACCACATGCTTCGCAAGCTCGCGCAGGTGATGGCCTCGATGTTACGGCCCTATGATTCGCTGGGTAGATGGGGCGGCGAGGAGTTCTTAATCGTTGTGCCCCTCTATGGAGCGTCTGCAGCCACCCTCCTGGCAGAGCGGATTCGAGAGACCGTAGCAGCGGCTCACATCGATCTCGGCTCCTGCGAGGTCAGCGCAACCATCAGCGCCGGAGTTGCTACGGCGACATGGAGGAGTGAGATGGAGAGTGCCCTTCACGCTGCGGATGAAGCCTGCTATCAAGCCAAGAAATTGGGTCGTAACCGGGTTGAAGTTGCATCTCCACAGACAAATGCCGGGACCGGCGTGGAAGAATTCAGCATCTCCCACGCCTATCCCGGCAATTCCTAA
- the pyrE gene encoding orotate phosphoribosyltransferase, with protein sequence MTTHDSRSALLQLLSRISFKLGEFKLSSGGTSDYYIDCRTTTLHAEGGRLTGLAILELLHKQKLKPAAVGGMTMGADPIVSNVATASACYALEHPNAPWIHGFLVRKAEKAHGTARRVEGFCEKGADVLIVDDVCTTGASTIAAIEAAREAGMNILAVVCLVEREEAGGRRAVEEAAKGAPFFSLFTAAEVRAEHIRQMPM encoded by the coding sequence ATGACGACCCATGACTCCCGCTCCGCCCTTCTTCAGTTGCTCTCCCGCATTTCCTTCAAGCTGGGAGAGTTCAAGCTCTCTTCCGGAGGAACCAGCGACTACTACATCGACTGCCGCACCACCACTCTCCATGCAGAGGGCGGCCGCCTTACTGGCCTCGCCATCCTGGAGTTGCTCCACAAACAGAAATTAAAGCCGGCAGCCGTGGGAGGAATGACGATGGGGGCAGACCCGATCGTCTCCAATGTCGCCACCGCCAGCGCCTGCTATGCTCTCGAACATCCCAACGCGCCGTGGATCCACGGCTTCCTGGTGCGCAAAGCCGAAAAAGCGCACGGCACCGCCAGGAGGGTCGAAGGCTTCTGCGAAAAGGGCGCCGATGTATTGATCGTCGATGACGTGTGTACGACGGGAGCCTCGACCATTGCCGCGATTGAAGCTGCGCGCGAGGCCGGCATGAACATCCTTGCCGTCGTGTGCCTGGTGGAGCGCGAGGAGGCCGGCGGCCGACGCGCCGTCGAGGAAGCCGCGAAGGGAGCCCCTTTCTTCAGCCTCTTTACCGCAGCCGAAGTTCGCGCCGAGCATATACGCCAGATGCCGATGTAA